In one window of Carassius carassius chromosome 38, fCarCar2.1, whole genome shotgun sequence DNA:
- the LOC132119292 gene encoding DET1- and DDB1-associated protein 1-like — MDKADFLKGLPVYNKTNFSRFHADSVCKASNRRPSVYLPIREYPSEQIIVTEKTNILLRYLHQQWDKKNAAKKREQEQAEGEGGSPAPPRKIARTDSQEMNEDS; from the exons ATGGACAAA GCAGATTTCCTAAAAGGTCTACCTGTGTACAACAAGACGAACTTCAGCAGATTTCACGCGGACTCCGTATGTAAAGCATCG AACAGAAGGCCGTCGGTGTATCTGCCCATACGAGAGTATCCCTCTGAACAGA TCATCGTCACAGAGAAGACAAACATCCTTTTGCGTTATCTTCACCAACAGTGGGACAAAAAG AATGCAGCTAAAAAGCGAGAGCAGGAGCAAGCAGAAGGGGAGGGCGGTAGCCCAGCGCCTCCACGCAAAATCGCCCGGACAGACAGCCAGGAGATGAACGAGGACTCTTAG
- the LOC132119293 gene encoding anoctamin-8-like translates to MPDTATAAAASPASSSSDSESSRHRHRAQGDPERPEQQQHSADPQPTSAGILDKLFGKRLLQAGRHIMSHKSWMKTVPTENCDVLMTFPDTTDDHTLLWLLNHIRLGIPELIIQIRHHKHTRMYAFFVTATYENLLRGAEEMGLKRSVKLEFGGGSRSFSCEEDYIYENIESELCFFTSQERQSIIKYWLDNLRAKHGEALHNIHFLEGQPIIPELRARGVIQQVFPLHEQRILGQLMKSWVQALCEKQPLDDICDYFGVKTAMYFAWLGFYTTSMLYPAVIGFVLWMLTESDQTSRDICCVVFALFNVVWATLFLEHWKRRGAELAYKWGTLDTPAESLEEPRPQFRGVKRCSPVTGCEEFYYPPWRRRVFRWLVSFPVCILCLCFVFLAMLVCFELQEFVMGIKELPRVARFIPKIMLAITVTACDEVYRKIACWLNDMENYRLQSAYEKNLIIKMVLFQFVNSYLSLFYIGFYLKDMERLKEMLATLLIIRQFVQNMKEVLQPYLAERHRLGELTLRAIWELLVSALLKYGRLAAGRAQVWPSDPTVLGTGLRGSQMGEERREPKCLNGGCGVPDEDVDEEPGERHSEEDNESESLIDCGLKLRKVSFIKKVERKSASTVSPVHDSFLEEGSPTMVERDMDPTSVFEMCDDDDDDENGVAELTAEPLPAGVDNNTSVRLRKRGRSLERADSKTKRDSWMDPPEEQETSTTLTQAEMESCMQTYQDTFQDYQEMFVQFGYVVLFSSAFPLAAMCALINNIIEIRSDAFKLCTSAQRPFSLRVQSIGQWQTVMEAMGLIAIIVNCYLIGQCGQLQRLFPWLSPEMAIISIVILEHFAVLLKYIIHMAIPDIPNWVGEEMAKLEFQRKEAFKKHERQAQQHFQEQQRRKREEEERQRQADYQARRDRDDGRSDSSGGDHHHDKSHSGKSRPGGGGEKPKRPSSLLGNNNVMKLKQIIPLQNKFSSGTARSPQSPTGNEPKLPGFLSFKFLKSPENKKEAAAASASVSTAPPVQERAERSQSPNKSFNPGKLFNFGKSEGGACVNGAQSSKPGDGGQLQDKPPTKSDLNGVPDEIPSPCGENGDNGFSSHADPSGPKM, encoded by the exons ATGCCCGACACGGCGACGGCCGCTGCTGCATCACCGGCGAGCAGCAGCAGCGACAGCGAGAGCTCGCGGCACAGACACCGGGCGCAGGGAGACCCGGAGCGGCcagagcagcagcagcacagcGCTGATCCTCAGCCTACATCAGCTGGCATTTTGG ATAAATTATTCGGGAAGCGGCTGCTGCAGGCTGGGAGACACATCATGTCCCATAAATCCTGGATGAAGACGGTGCCCACAGAGAACTGTGATGTCCTTATGACGTTTCCAG ACACCACAGATGACCACACGCTGCTCTGGCTTCTGAACCACATACGGCTCGGCATCCCAGAGCTCATTATTCAGATCCGACATCACAAACACACCAGAATGTACGCCTTCTTCGTCACGGCCACATACGAAAA TCTTTTACGAGGGGCTGAAGAGATGGGGCTGAAGAGATCTGTGAAGCTGGAGTTTGGTGGCGGCTCTCGCAGTTTCTCCTGTGAGGAAGATTACATCTATGAGAACATTGAGAGTGAACTCTGTTTCTTCACCTCACAG GAACGTCAAAGTATAATCAAATACTGGCTGGACAATCTCAGAGCTAAACACGGGGAGGCCCTTCACAACATCCACTTCCTGGAAGGGCAGCCAATCA TTCCTGAGCTGAGGGCACGAGGTGTGATCCAGCAAGTCTTCCCGCTTCATGAGCAGAGGATTCTGGGACAGCTGATGAAGTCATGGGTGCAGGCCTTGTGTGAAAAACAGCCACTGG ATGATATTTGTGATTATTTTGGAGTGAAGACTGCCATGTACTTCGCCTGGCTGGGGTTCTACACCACTTCCATGTTGTATCCAGCCGTCATTGGCTTTGTATTGTGGATGCTCACAGAATCAGATCAG ACCAGCAGGGATATCTGTTGTGTGGTGTTTGCTCTCTTTAATGTGGTGTGGGCCACGTTGTTCTTGGAGCACTGGAAACGCAGAGGGGCAGAGCTCGCCTATAAGTGGGGTACACTGGACACCCCAGCTGAGTCACTGGAGGAGCCCAGACCCCAGTTCAGG GGTGTAAAGCGGTGCAGCCCAGTGACGGGCTGTGAAGAGTTTTATTACCCACCGTGGAGGAGGAGGGTGTTCAGATGGCTGGTCAGCTTTCCTGTCTGTATATTATGCCTTTGCTTTGTATTTCTGGCCATGCTTGTCTGCTTTGAGCTTCAG GAATTTGTGATGGGGATTAAGGAGCTTCCACGTGTAGCAAGATTCATCCCTAAAATCATGTTGGCCATCACTGTGACGGCGTGCGATGAGGTGTACAGAAAGATCGCCTGCTGGCTAAATGACATGG AAAACTACAGACTCCAGAGTGCCTATGAGAAAAATCTCATCATCAAAATGGTTCTT TTTCAGTTTGTAAATTCTTATCTCAGCCTTTTCTATATTGGATTCTACCTCAAAGACATGGAGCGTCTGAAAGAG ATGCTGGCCACACTGCTGATAATCCGGCAGTTTGTGCAGAACATGAAGGAAGTCCTGCAGCCCTACCTGGCTGAGCGGCACCGACTGGGTGAGCTCACGCTGAGGGCCATTTGGGAGCTGCTGGTGTCTGCGCTGCTCAAGTACGGGCGGCTTGCAGCAGGACGAGCACAAGTGTGGCCCAGTGATCCCACCGTGCTCGGGACAGGCCTGCGCGGGTCACAGATGGGTGAGGAGAGACGGGAACCCAAGTGTCTGAACGGTGGCTGCGGCGTCCCAGATGAGGATGTGGACGAGGAGCCTGGCGAGAGGCACAGTGAAGAAGATAACGAATCGGAGAGCCTCATCGACTGCGGCCTGAAGCTACGGAAGGTCAGTTTCATTAAGAAGGTGGAGCGTAAGTCTGCAAGTACCGTCAGCCCGGTGCATGACAGCTTCCTGGAGGAGGGGAGCCCCACCATGGTGGAGAGGGACATGGATCCCACCTCAGTTTTCGAgatgtgtgatgatgatgatgatgatgaaaacgGGGTTGCGGAGCTGACAGCCGAGCCGCTGCCAGCGGGAGTGGACAACAACACGTCAGTCAGACTCAGGAAGAGGGGGCGGAGCTTAGAGAGGGCTGACAGTAAGACCAAGAGAGATTCGTGGATGGATCCTCCTGAGGAGCAAGAAACCAGCACCACGTTAACACAGGCCGAGATGGAGAGCTGCATGCAGACATACCAG GACACTTTCCAGGACTACCAGGAGATGTTTGTTCAGTTTGGATATGTGGTGCTCTTTTCCTCTGCCTTTCCACTGGCCGCCATGTGTGCCCTCATTAACAATATCATTGAGATCCGGAGCGACGCGTTTAAACTGTGCACCAGCGCACAGAGACCGTTCAGCCTGAGGGTGCAGAGCATCGGGCAATGGCAG ACAGTGATGGAAGCCATGGGTCTGATTGCCATCATAGTGAACTGCTATCTGATTGGTCAGTGTGGGCAGCTACAAAGACTGTTTCCCTGGCTCAGTCCTGAGATGGCCATCATCTCCATCGTCATCCTAGAG CACTTTGCAGTACTACTGAAGTATATAATTCATATGGCAATACCAGACATCCCCAACTGGGTTGGAGAGGAAATGGCCAAGCTGGAATTTCAGCGCAAAGAGGCGTTTAAG AAGCATGAGCGTCAGGCACAGCAGCATTTCCAGGAGCAGCAAAGGAGGAAGCGTGAGGAGGAGGAGCGGCAGCGCCAGGCAGATTATCAGGCCCGGCGTGATCGAGACGACGGCCGCTCGGACTCCTCGGGTGGAGACCACCACCACGACAAGAGCCACAGTGGCAAATCCAGACCAGGGGGTGGTGGGGAAAAACCCAAACGTCCCAGCTCACTTCTTGGAAACAATAATGTCATGAAACTGAAGCAGATCATCCCTCTGCAGAACAAGTTTTCTTCTGGCACAGCTCGTTCCCCGCAGTCACCCACGGGTAACGAACCCAAGCTACCGGGTTTCCTCAGTTTTAAGTTCCTAAAGTCACCTGAGAACAAAAAGGAGGCAGCGGCGGCTTCGGCCAGTGTGTCGACAGCTCCTCCAGTCCAGGAGAGGGCAGAAAGGTCCCAATCACCTAACAAGTCCTTCAATCCTGGGAAACTGTTTAACTTTGGGAAATCAGAAGGAGGGGCATGTGTAAATGGGGCTCAGTCTTCAAAACCAGGGGATGGAGGACAGTTGCAGGACAAGCCCCCAACAAAGTCCGACCTCAATGGGGTCCCTGACGAAATCCCATCCCCTTGTGGAGAGAATGGGGATAATGGATTCTCATCCCATGCTGATCCATCAGGCCCTAAGATGTAa